From a region of the Hippopotamus amphibius kiboko isolate mHipAmp2 chromosome 3, mHipAmp2.hap2, whole genome shotgun sequence genome:
- the GPR152 gene encoding probable G-protein coupled receptor 152 yields MDTAMEANLGAAGHGPRTEFDDEDYPQGGWDTVFLVALLLLGLPANGLVAWLAGSQARQGAGTRLALLLLSLALSDFLFLAAAAFQILEIQHGGHWPLGTAACRFYYFLWGVSYSSGLFLLAALSLDRCLLALCPRWYPGHRPARLPLWVCAGVWVLATLFSVPWLVFPEAAVWWYDLVICLDFWDSEELPLRMLEILGGFLPFLLLLVCHVLTQAAACRTCRRHQPGATACHGFARVAKTILSAYVVLRLPYQLAQLLYLAFLWDIYPGYLLWEALVYSDYLILLNSCLSPFLCLLASTDLHALLRTMLSSFAAALCEERPGSFTPAEPQTQVDSADESLSGPSVEGQPQVNPTTQPQVDPTTQPQSDSLVQPHLNPRAQPQQNHEAQPQLDPGAQPQASPEAQPPAPTASSAPNPCDEATSAPSTDSTPEAPVNLAAPAASEGESPSSAPRDEAPGAGPT; encoded by the coding sequence ATGGACACTGCCATGGAAGCCAACCTGGGTGCCGCTGGCCATGGGCCCCGCACAGAGTTCGATGATGAGGATTACCCCCAGGGAGGCTGGGACACGGTCTTCCTGGTGGCCCTGCTGCTCCTGGGGCTGCCAGCCAACGGGCTCGTGGCGTGGCTGGCCGGCTCGCAGGCCCGGCAGGGAGCGGGCACGCGGCTCGCCCTGCTCCTGCTGAGCCTGGCCCTCTCTGACTTTCTGTTCCTGGCGGCCGCAGCCTTCCAGATCTTGGAGATCCAGCATGGAGGGCACTGGCCGCTGGGGACGGCCGCCTGCCGCTTCTACTACTTCCTGTGGGGTGTGTCCTACTCCTCTGGCCTCTTCCTGCTGGCAGCCCTCAGCCTGGACCGCTGCCTGCTGGCGCTGTGCCCACGCTGGTACCCCGGGCACCGCCCGGCCCGCCTGCCCCTCTGGGTCTGTGCTGGGGTCTGGGTTCTGGCCACCCTCTTCAGTGTGCCCTGGCTGGTCTTCCCTGAGGCCGCTGTCTGGTGGTACGACCTGGTCATCTGCCTGGATTTCTGGGACAGCGAGGAGCTGCCACTGCGGATGCTTGAGATCCTGGGGGGCTTCCTGCCTTTCCTTCTGCTGCTCGTGTGCCACGTGCTCACCCAGGCCGCCGCCTGCAGGACCTGCCGCCGCCACCAGCCTGGGGCCACGGCCTGCCACGGCTTTGCCCGTGTGGCCAAGACCATTTTGTCAGCCTACGTGGTCCTGCGGTTGCCCTACCAGCTGGCACAGCTGCTGTACCTGGCCTTCCTGTGGGACATCTACCCCGGCTACCTGCTCTGGGAGGCCCTGGTCTACTCTGACTACCTGATCCTTCTCAACAGCTGCCTCAgtcccttcctctgcctcctggccAGCACCGACCTCCACGCCCTGCTGCGCACCATGCTCTCCTCCTTCGCGGCAGCTCTCTGTGAGGAGCGGCCGGGCAGCTTCACGCCAGCTGAGCCACAGACCCAAGTGGACTCTGCGGATGAGTCTCTATCAGGGCCATCGGTTGAGGGCCAGCCGCAGGTGAACCCCACGACCCAGCCACAGGTGGACCCCACGACCCAGCCACAGTCAGATTCTCTGGTCCAGCCTCACCTgaaccccagggcccagccccagcAGAACCACGAGGCCCAGCCCCAGTTGGATCCTGGGGCCCAGCCACAGGCAAGCCCTGAGGCCCAGCCCCCTGCACCCACTGCCAGCTCAGCCCCCAACCCCTGTGATGAAGCTACCTCTGCCCCATCCACAGATTCCACCCCAGAGGCCCCTGTGAACCTGGCCGCACCTGCCGCCTCTGAGGGAGAAAGCCCCAGCAGCGCCCCCCGAGACGAGGCCCCGGGTGCAGGCCCCACATGA
- the CABP4 gene encoding calcium-binding protein 4: protein MATEQVRGQHGPDLAPGPQKPPVGVMASSTGAEGLPLTRRRSSKREKGLRGSRKHTSSSGEQTPTQGPEAPGSSKDTSGTREAQEGPAPAAPGPASRRQSHRHRPGPQHDAAQRTYGPLLNRIFGKDRELGPEELDELQAAFEEFDTDHDGYIGYRELGECMRTLGYMPTEMELIEVSQHVKMRMGGRVDVEEFVEMMGPKLREETAHMLGVRELRIAFREFDRDRDGRITVAELRQAAPALLGEPLVGPELDEMLREVDLNGDGTVDFDEFVMMLSTH from the exons ATGGCCACAGAGCAGGTGAGGGGGCAGCATGGCCCAGACCTGGCCCCTGGACCCCAGAAGCCCCCCGTGGGGGTCATGGCTTCCAGTACTGGTGCTGAGGGGCTCCCCTTgaccaggaggaggagcagcaagAGGGAGAAGGGGCTCCGAGGGTCCCGGAAGCACACCAGCAGCTCTGGGGAGCAGACCCCCACGCAGGGGCCCGAGGCCCCAGGGAGCAGCAAGGACACCTCCGGGACCAGAGAAGCGCAGGAGGGGCCAGCCCCTGCCGCCCCTGGGCCAGCCTCTCGTCGCCAGTCCCACCGGCACCGTCCTGGCCCCCAGCACGATGCTGCCCAGAGGACATACGGGCCCCTGCTCAATCGCATCTTTGGGAAG GACCGCGAGCTGGGCCCCGAGGAGCTTGATG AGCTTCAGGCCGCCTTCGAGGAATTTGACACGGACCACGATGGTTACATCGGCTACCGGGAGCTGGGCGAGTGCATGCGGACGCTGGGCTACATGCCCACTGAGATGGAGCTCATCGAAGTCTCCCAACACGTCAAGATGCGAA TGGGTGGCCGTGTGGACGTCGAGGAATTTGTGGAGATGATGGGCCCGAAGCTGAGGGAGGAGACGGCGCACATGCTGGGGGTGCGGGAGCTGCGCATCGCCTTCCGTGAG TTTGACAGGGACAGAGATGGGAGAATCACGGTAGCAGAGCTGCGACAGGCAGCACCGGCTCTGCTGGGGGAGCCGCTGGTGGGTCCTGAGCTGGACGAGATGCTCCGAGAAGTGGACCTCAATGGGGATGGCACCGTAGACTTTGATG AATTTGTGATGATGCTTTCTACCCACTGA